In Burkholderia sp. GAS332, one DNA window encodes the following:
- a CDS encoding Uncharacterized conserved protein YecT, DUF1311 family: MRATSILVVLLLIANAAYASSSIYGAEFDYKKAKPTSTYFSGKTRQQVASYCKNEMLGTMDLSACAQFRYEAAIETLNNKFAQIENVTKGSDRGHRANDEPEALPFFKKAQSNWQLYRDNECYAEVYQVGQASLRFIDFWDCMTRITKQRLDELTNPSQDD; this comes from the coding sequence ATGCGCGCCACTAGTATATTGGTTGTTCTACTTTTGATCGCCAATGCAGCCTACGCCTCATCATCGATCTACGGGGCTGAATTTGACTACAAAAAGGCAAAGCCTACTAGTACGTATTTTTCAGGGAAAACCCGTCAGCAGGTTGCATCGTACTGCAAGAACGAAATGCTGGGTACGATGGATTTGTCTGCCTGCGCCCAATTTCGCTATGAGGCGGCTATTGAGACTCTGAATAATAAATTCGCTCAGATAGAAAATGTCACGAAAGGTAGCGACCGGGGGCACCGGGCTAATGACGAACCTGAAGCACTTCCGTTCTTCAAGAAAGCCCAATCAAACTGGCAACTCTACAGGGACAATGAGTGTTACGCGGAAGTGTATCAAGTTGGCCAGGCATCGTTGCGCTTTATTGACTTTTGGGATTGCATGACCCGAATCACGAAACAGCGTCTTGATGAATTAACCAATCCCAGTCAGGACGATTGA
- a CDS encoding OmpA family protein, with the protein MSAPLRRGFPYASDEGASPTVACLAPGTMMQAIEITLAFVALCLDNFLVNALQKTSPQWLSRMRTILLGTSFALTSVIGVSFASHANACSFALQYGGKMGRSVTALSNVDLLKLADLLATVRDSAAREGPVAIYGFADERDRDASVLARRRAESVSGYLQSLGVAPQHINIDTKIWRATSPAPLGERNQIKVEFEPACGLTGCDSPCGGTTPEQ; encoded by the coding sequence ATGTCCGCCCCGCTTCGGCGGGGCTTTCCTTACGCGAGCGACGAAGGTGCCTCGCCGACAGTCGCTTGTTTGGCTCCGGGGACTATGATGCAAGCCATTGAGATTACTCTTGCATTCGTGGCACTATGTTTGGACAACTTCTTGGTAAACGCCTTGCAGAAAACGAGCCCGCAATGGCTCTCAAGAATGCGGACAATATTGCTTGGTACGTCCTTTGCACTGACTAGCGTTATCGGCGTCTCTTTTGCGAGTCACGCTAACGCATGCAGTTTCGCCTTGCAGTACGGCGGCAAGATGGGACGTTCCGTTACTGCGCTTTCAAACGTTGATCTGCTAAAGCTAGCGGACCTGCTGGCAACCGTTCGCGATAGTGCCGCCAGGGAGGGGCCAGTCGCTATCTACGGCTTCGCGGATGAGCGCGACCGTGATGCTTCGGTACTTGCCCGCCGTCGTGCAGAGTCCGTGAGTGGATATCTCCAGAGTCTGGGAGTAGCTCCGCAGCATATCAACATCGATACCAAGATCTGGCGTGCTACTTCGCCCGCGCCCTTGGGCGAGCGCAATCAGATAAAAGTTGAATTCGAGCCTGCATGCGGGCTGACCGGTTGCGATAGTCCTTGCGGTGGTACCACGCCGGAGCAATAG
- a CDS encoding MFS transporter, putative metabolite:H+ symporter, whose amino-acid sequence MKSSNQAVFSTAVGDAGALGGLPSGTGASAGGRAEEIALDGARISARLDRLPATRSVWHLVMLLSLGLFFELYDLMFSGYIAPGLVRSGILTATTHGLFGTSGVASFIAALFAGLFIGTAACGFLADRFGRRAIFTWSLLWYTAANIIMAFQDTALGLNLWRFIAGIGIGVEIVTIGTYISELVPKHVRGRASAFSQAVGFCAVPIVAFLSYLLVPHRYFGLDGWRLVVLTGVVGAIVVWWIRLRLPESPRWLAQKGRIEEADAVMKRLEARVEREYGRPLPEPALPEPVRARAAFRDLLVPPYRKRTLMLIIFHVFQTMGYYGFANWIPTLLIRQGITVTTSLMYASIIAIAAPLGPLLGMLIADRFERKTVIICMAAVNVVCGLLFSQARETVLLVSLGVCLVLAGNIISYSYHAYQAELFPTSIRARAVGFVYSWSRISAMFSAFVIAGCLNRFGVNGVFVFISGAMVIVMLAIGTLGPKTRDVALEDISR is encoded by the coding sequence ATGAAGTCGTCGAATCAAGCGGTGTTTTCGACAGCGGTCGGCGATGCCGGCGCGCTGGGTGGTTTGCCCTCAGGCACCGGCGCATCCGCGGGTGGCCGCGCTGAAGAGATCGCGCTGGACGGCGCGCGTATTTCCGCGCGGCTCGACCGCTTGCCCGCCACGCGCTCGGTCTGGCACCTGGTGATGCTGCTGAGCCTCGGCCTCTTCTTCGAACTGTACGACCTGATGTTCTCCGGCTATATCGCGCCGGGTCTCGTGCGCAGCGGCATTCTCACCGCGACGACGCATGGTCTGTTCGGCACCAGCGGCGTGGCGAGTTTCATCGCGGCGTTGTTCGCGGGGCTGTTCATCGGTACGGCGGCATGCGGTTTTCTTGCCGACCGCTTCGGCCGGCGTGCGATCTTCACATGGTCGCTGCTGTGGTACACCGCGGCCAACATCATCATGGCGTTCCAGGACACGGCGCTCGGGCTCAATCTCTGGCGCTTCATCGCGGGGATTGGCATCGGCGTGGAGATCGTGACGATCGGTACATACATCTCCGAGTTGGTGCCAAAGCATGTGCGCGGCCGCGCGTCGGCCTTTTCGCAAGCGGTCGGTTTCTGTGCGGTACCTATCGTCGCGTTTCTATCGTATTTGCTGGTGCCGCACCGTTACTTCGGACTCGACGGCTGGCGTCTGGTTGTGCTGACCGGTGTAGTCGGCGCAATCGTGGTGTGGTGGATTCGTCTGCGTTTGCCGGAGAGCCCACGCTGGCTCGCACAGAAAGGCCGCATCGAGGAAGCCGACGCGGTGATGAAGCGACTCGAAGCGCGCGTCGAACGGGAATATGGACGGCCTTTGCCGGAGCCGGCCTTACCTGAGCCGGTGCGCGCACGTGCGGCGTTTCGCGATCTGCTGGTGCCGCCGTATCGCAAGCGCACGCTGATGCTGATCATTTTCCACGTGTTCCAGACGATGGGGTATTACGGCTTCGCGAACTGGATTCCGACGTTGCTGATCAGGCAGGGGATAACGGTCACGACGAGTTTGATGTACGCGAGCATCATTGCGATTGCGGCGCCCCTTGGACCGTTGTTGGGGATGCTGATTGCCGACCGCTTCGAGCGAAAGACGGTGATTATCTGCATGGCGGCGGTGAACGTGGTGTGCGGGCTGCTGTTCAGCCAGGCGCGGGAGACGGTGTTGCTGGTGAGCTTGGGCGTGTGCCTGGTGCTGGCGGGCAACATTATTTCCTATAGCTATCACGCATATCAGGCGGAGCTGTTTCCGACCAGTATTCGGGCTAGGGCAGTGGGATTTGTTTATTCGTGGAGCCGGATTTCGGCGATGTTTTCCGCGTTTGTGATTGCGGGATGCTTGAACCGCTTTGGCGTGAACGGGGTGTTTGTGTTTATTTCAGGCGCGATGGTGATCGTCATGCTGGCCATCGGGACGCTTGGGCCGAAGACGCGGGATGTCGCGTTGGAGGATATTTCGCGGTAA
- a CDS encoding Crotonobetainyl-CoA:carnitine CoA-transferase CaiB: protein MNPFSSTSASSASSASASSTEQQGALPLAGIRVVELSHMVMGPTCGMILGDLGAEVIKVEPPRGDGTRRLLGTGAGFFRTFNRNKKSVALDLESEAGLAALHKLVDTADVFVENFKPGRMASLGLDYASLRERNPKLIYVSHKGFLNGPYEHRLALDEVVQMMAGLAYMTGPVGRPLRAGSSVNDIMGGMFGAIGVLAALHERHTSGRGKEVQSALFENCVLLSAQHMQQFAATGVPAAPMPERISAWAVYDVFRLANDEQMFIAATGDGQWRALCAILDRADLLADPRLATNNDRVLAREWLLKTLGETLSGFEGAALVPLFERDHIPFASITKPEDLFDDPHLNQSGGLARLTLDDGSETAMPLLPISMDGARLQPRQPIAKIGEHTADVLRGLGYDDTQIVALGGGVAQAPQEAA, encoded by the coding sequence ATGAATCCGTTTTCTTCTACGTCCGCTTCCTCAGCTTCTTCCGCCTCTGCATCTTCAACGGAGCAGCAGGGCGCGTTGCCGCTTGCGGGCATTCGCGTGGTCGAGTTGTCGCATATGGTGATGGGGCCGACATGCGGGATGATTCTTGGCGACCTCGGCGCTGAAGTCATCAAGGTCGAGCCGCCGCGCGGTGACGGTACGCGCCGTCTGCTCGGTACAGGTGCGGGCTTCTTTCGCACCTTCAATCGCAACAAGAAGAGTGTCGCGCTCGATCTCGAAAGCGAAGCGGGACTGGCCGCGCTGCACAAGCTGGTCGACACCGCCGACGTATTCGTCGAGAACTTCAAGCCGGGCCGCATGGCGAGCCTGGGCCTCGATTACGCGTCGCTGCGCGAACGCAATCCCAAGCTGATTTACGTCTCGCATAAGGGCTTTCTGAACGGTCCGTACGAACACCGTCTCGCGCTCGACGAAGTCGTGCAGATGATGGCCGGCCTCGCCTACATGACCGGGCCGGTAGGCCGGCCGTTGCGTGCGGGCAGTTCGGTCAACGACATCATGGGCGGCATGTTCGGCGCGATCGGCGTGCTTGCCGCGTTGCACGAACGGCATACGAGCGGACGCGGCAAGGAAGTGCAGAGCGCGCTGTTCGAAAACTGTGTGCTGCTCTCCGCGCAACACATGCAGCAGTTCGCCGCGACCGGCGTGCCCGCTGCACCGATGCCCGAGCGCATCAGCGCATGGGCCGTCTACGACGTGTTCCGGCTCGCCAACGACGAGCAGATGTTCATCGCCGCCACCGGCGATGGGCAGTGGCGCGCGCTATGCGCGATCCTCGACCGCGCCGACCTGCTGGCCGACCCGCGCCTCGCGACCAACAACGACCGCGTGCTGGCGCGCGAATGGTTGCTGAAGACGCTTGGCGAAACCTTGAGTGGCTTCGAAGGCGCGGCACTCGTGCCGTTGTTTGAGCGCGATCACATTCCGTTCGCGTCGATCACGAAACCCGAAGACCTGTTCGACGATCCGCATCTGAACCAGAGCGGCGGCCTTGCGCGACTGACGCTCGATGACGGAAGCGAAACCGCGATGCCCTTGTTGCCGATTTCGATGGATGGCGCGCGTTTGCAGCCGCGCCAGCCGATCGCAAAGATCGGCGAGCACACCGCCGACGTGCTGCGTGGGTTGGGTTACGACGACACGCAGATTGTGGCGCTGGGTGGCGGCGTGGCGCAGGCGCCGCAAGAAGCGGCGTGA
- a CDS encoding hydroxymethylglutaryl-CoA lyase gives MSDTQERVVVTEVGMRDGLQSIARTMPTESKRRWIDAAYAAGVRHMEVASFVPAKLLPQMADADEVIAHALTYDDLIVTALVPNLKGAQRALESGVHRIVAPISVSTAHSLANVRKTPAEMIEAFAAMRELIDSAASANTRRVELIAGLSTVFGCTLQGAVPYADIATIARAALQAGADVIALGDTTGEATPRQVGEIIELVREVAGSKLRSLHFHDTRGLGLANTLIALQHGIREFDASLAGLGGCPHAPGATGNVNTEDLVFMLDSMGYETGIDLARLIASRAILADALPGEPLYGYLARAGLPKQFSVVAQRFDPSESQVQS, from the coding sequence ATGAGTGACACCCAGGAGCGCGTCGTCGTGACCGAAGTCGGCATGCGCGACGGCCTGCAAAGCATTGCCCGCACGATGCCCACCGAGTCCAAACGGCGCTGGATCGACGCCGCCTATGCCGCCGGCGTGCGGCATATGGAAGTCGCGTCGTTCGTGCCGGCGAAGCTGCTGCCGCAAATGGCCGACGCCGACGAAGTGATCGCCCACGCGCTCACCTACGACGATCTGATCGTGACGGCGTTGGTGCCGAACCTGAAGGGTGCACAGCGCGCGCTCGAGTCCGGCGTGCACCGGATCGTTGCGCCGATTTCAGTGAGCACGGCGCATAGCCTCGCCAATGTTCGTAAGACCCCTGCCGAGATGATCGAAGCATTTGCCGCGATGCGCGAGTTGATCGACAGCGCGGCTAGCGCGAACACGCGGCGTGTCGAACTGATCGCTGGATTGTCGACGGTATTCGGTTGCACGCTGCAAGGCGCGGTGCCGTACGCCGATATCGCCACGATTGCGCGCGCCGCGTTGCAGGCGGGCGCCGACGTCATTGCACTCGGCGACACCACCGGCGAGGCGACGCCGCGCCAGGTCGGCGAAATCATCGAACTGGTGCGTGAAGTCGCTGGCAGCAAGCTGCGTTCGCTGCATTTCCATGACACGCGTGGCCTCGGTCTTGCGAATACGCTGATCGCGCTGCAGCACGGCATCCGCGAATTCGACGCGTCGCTGGCCGGCCTTGGCGGCTGTCCCCATGCTCCGGGTGCGACCGGCAACGTGAACACCGAAGACCTCGTGTTCATGCTCGACAGCATGGGCTACGAGACCGGTATTGACCTCGCCAGACTCATCGCATCGCGCGCCATACTCGCCGACGCGTTACCCGGCGAACCGCTGTACGGCTATCTGGCGCGTGCCGGTTTGCCGAAGCAATTCAGCGTCGTCGCTCAACGTTTTGATCCGTCCGAATCACAGGTGCAGTCATGA
- a CDS encoding DNA-binding transcriptional regulator, LysR family, translated as MWQIDQVTLRLFIAVCEEGTIARAAEREFIAPSAVSKRLADLEALVDVALLSRSQRGVRATAAGEALLRHARLIMRGHERLQAELSEYAAGARGHVRVLANVSSMVEFLPEALAVFLKANPQVRVDVEERVSTEIVRGLEEGVADLGICRDAVPMGGLDVLQYRSDHLALIVPRDHPLAGEAAISFAQTLAFDHLGLASNASMNALMQRIALEKGHELNYRTYVSTFDAAYRFIQAGLAVAILPGEALPRHAADEYGIVAVPLREAWAERRFVICMRDRNALTLTASHLLDHLLRSV; from the coding sequence ATGTGGCAAATCGATCAGGTGACGTTGCGCTTGTTCATCGCCGTCTGCGAGGAAGGTACGATCGCGCGTGCGGCTGAACGCGAGTTCATCGCACCGTCCGCAGTCAGCAAACGGCTCGCCGATCTCGAAGCGCTGGTCGACGTCGCCCTGCTCTCGCGCAGCCAGCGCGGCGTGCGCGCGACCGCCGCCGGTGAAGCGCTGCTCAGGCATGCACGTCTCATCATGCGCGGCCACGAACGGTTGCAGGCGGAGCTCAGCGAATATGCGGCTGGCGCACGCGGTCATGTACGGGTGCTGGCGAATGTGTCGTCGATGGTCGAGTTTCTGCCCGAGGCGTTGGCGGTGTTTCTGAAGGCCAATCCGCAGGTTCGTGTCGATGTCGAAGAGCGCGTCAGCACCGAGATCGTGCGCGGTCTGGAAGAGGGGGTGGCCGATCTCGGCATCTGCCGCGATGCGGTGCCGATGGGCGGTCTCGACGTGCTGCAGTATCGCTCCGATCATCTCGCGCTGATTGTGCCGCGCGATCATCCACTGGCCGGTGAGGCCGCAATCAGCTTCGCGCAGACCCTGGCATTCGATCATCTCGGGCTCGCATCGAACGCGTCGATGAACGCGCTGATGCAGCGTATCGCGTTGGAAAAAGGCCACGAGCTCAACTATCGAACCTACGTCTCGACCTTCGACGCCGCGTATCGTTTTATCCAGGCGGGCCTTGCGGTCGCGATCCTGCCGGGCGAGGCGCTGCCCAGGCATGCCGCCGACGAATACGGCATCGTCGCCGTACCGTTGCGTGAAGCGTGGGCAGAGCGGCGCTTCGTGATCTGCATGCGCGACCGCAATGCGCTGACGCTGACGGCGTCGCACTTACTCGATCATCTGCTGCGCTCCGTTTGA
- a CDS encoding Threonine/homoserine/homoserine lactone efflux protein: MFTASLFVTSAGVGLAIAAPVGPMGMLCIRRTLTGGPRAGLAIGFGIATGDAVYGLIAALGLVGISQFMLAYDRPLHLLAGLFLLYLGVRALLQKAPAETANGNGDSNGKLAQVGRAGALRAYASSLLLTLTNPQTVIMFAALFTTLAPRGAFSSSIALTTVGGVFCGSIAWWCFLVTVVSLARHAIGSKLRVAIDRFVGITLAAFGIVEIRRAL, from the coding sequence ATGTTCACCGCCAGTCTCTTCGTCACCTCCGCCGGCGTCGGCCTCGCAATCGCCGCACCGGTCGGCCCGATGGGCATGCTGTGCATTCGCCGCACGCTGACCGGCGGCCCGCGCGCGGGGCTCGCAATCGGCTTCGGCATTGCGACCGGCGACGCGGTTTATGGCCTGATCGCGGCGCTTGGCCTTGTCGGCATTTCGCAGTTCATGCTCGCCTACGACCGGCCCTTGCATCTGCTCGCCGGTCTGTTTCTGCTGTATCTCGGCGTGCGTGCCTTGCTGCAAAAAGCGCCCGCCGAGACGGCCAACGGCAATGGCGACAGCAACGGCAAGCTCGCGCAGGTGGGCCGCGCCGGCGCGCTGCGCGCGTATGCGAGTTCGTTACTACTTACGTTGACGAATCCGCAAACCGTCATCATGTTCGCCGCGCTGTTCACGACGCTAGCGCCGCGTGGGGCGTTTTCATCGAGCATCGCGCTGACCACCGTCGGTGGCGTGTTTTGCGGTTCGATCGCGTGGTGGTGTTTCCTCGTGACCGTGGTGTCGCTCGCGCGTCACGCGATCGGCAGCAAGCTGCGCGTGGCGATCGACCGGTTCGTCGGGATCACGCTGGCCGCGTTCGGGATCGTCGAGATTCGCCGCGCGCTTTGA
- a CDS encoding Threonine/homoserine efflux transporter RhtA, with the protein MNTLTSSPSPRSARQPLLAAGAVAFTIVSWASAFPFIRIGLQGLPPLQLAAARFATAALLVIAWLAYRRPRLPTWRDGLRFVLCGFLGIALYNALLNTGEKTVAPGAASFIVNTLPIFTALLAAAFLGERFNRWGWLGSLISLAGIAVIAWGQPGGLTLGAGSTLILGAALCSASYFVLQRRLIPVYGALTCTAYTLLAGAVLLAPWLPGALSSLGSAPHGTLQAVLVLGVFPAALGYATWTFALGYFGAARAANFLYLTPAVATALSAVLTGERPGLATLCGGLLAIAGVVFVALRGRS; encoded by the coding sequence ATGAACACACTCACTTCATCCCCATCGCCCCGTTCAGCGCGGCAGCCGCTGCTGGCGGCAGGCGCGGTCGCCTTCACCATCGTGTCCTGGGCGTCTGCTTTTCCATTCATTCGCATCGGCTTGCAGGGTTTGCCGCCTTTGCAATTGGCGGCGGCGCGTTTTGCGACCGCGGCGCTGCTGGTAATCGCGTGGCTTGCGTACCGGCGCCCGCGCTTGCCGACCTGGCGCGACGGTCTGCGTTTCGTACTGTGCGGTTTCCTCGGCATCGCGCTTTACAACGCGCTGCTCAATACCGGCGAGAAGACGGTGGCGCCAGGCGCGGCGAGTTTCATCGTCAATACGCTGCCGATTTTCACGGCGCTGCTGGCCGCTGCGTTTCTCGGCGAGCGATTCAATCGCTGGGGATGGCTCGGCTCGCTCATTAGTCTCGCCGGCATCGCGGTGATTGCGTGGGGTCAGCCCGGCGGGTTGACGCTCGGCGCGGGCAGTACGTTGATTCTCGGCGCGGCGCTGTGTTCGGCGAGTTACTTCGTGCTGCAGCGCCGCCTGATTCCGGTCTACGGGGCGCTGACCTGTACCGCCTACACGTTGCTGGCTGGGGCGGTGTTGCTGGCGCCGTGGCTGCCGGGCGCGTTGAGTTCGCTTGGCAGTGCGCCGCACGGCACGTTGCAGGCGGTGCTGGTGCTCGGTGTGTTTCCTGCGGCGCTCGGCTATGCGACGTGGACCTTCGCGCTGGGCTACTTTGGCGCCGCGCGTGCGGCCAATTTCCTGTATCTGACGCCTGCGGTGGCGACGGCGTTATCCGCCGTGCTGACCGGCGAGCGCCCGGGTCTCGCGACGCTATGCGGTGGTTTGCTGGCGATTGCCGGTGTGGTGTTCGTGGCGCTGCGCGGTCGCTCGTGA
- a CDS encoding transcriptional regulator, LysR family: MAHTLLPRSPASSARPPLASLETVCTVAREGSFVAAAEVAGLTHGAISRRVAAVENWLGMTLFERHARGVRLTPDGQRFVGRIEQAFGIIDSAADQWRSPRSPQLVKLSVVPAFAKLWFFERQATFESAAPALRIQLDIDHRNVDIAGGEADLAIRYGRGSWRQLEVKPFLPETLYPVAHPALAAQLAKQRHKRGEAALLDVPLLHDSDVTGWRAWFDALAIPLKPRAQDRRFEDYTLVLAAAEAGLGVALARVPFADAYLRRSGLVRVSRHEIASPLTYYFVHAKGESRPEVLALIDRMQAAQQGQS; encoded by the coding sequence ATGGCTCACACCCTCTTGCCAAGATCACCCGCCTCGTCGGCACGGCCGCCGCTCGCTAGCCTCGAAACCGTCTGCACGGTCGCCCGCGAAGGCTCGTTTGTCGCTGCCGCCGAGGTGGCCGGATTGACGCACGGCGCGATCAGCCGGCGGGTCGCCGCGGTCGAGAACTGGCTCGGCATGACGTTGTTCGAACGCCATGCGCGCGGCGTGCGGCTCACACCGGACGGGCAGCGCTTCGTGGGGCGGATCGAGCAGGCGTTCGGCATCATCGACAGCGCGGCGGACCAGTGGCGCTCGCCGCGCAGCCCGCAGTTGGTCAAGCTGAGCGTCGTGCCCGCTTTCGCCAAGCTGTGGTTCTTCGAGCGCCAGGCGACGTTCGAGAGCGCCGCCCCGGCGCTGCGCATCCAGTTGGATATCGACCACCGCAACGTGGACATCGCCGGCGGCGAAGCGGATCTGGCGATTCGTTACGGGCGCGGCAGTTGGCGTCAGCTCGAGGTCAAGCCTTTCCTGCCGGAGACGCTCTATCCGGTTGCGCATCCCGCGCTCGCCGCGCAACTGGCAAAGCAACGGCACAAACGTGGCGAGGCCGCGCTGCTCGATGTGCCGCTCTTGCACGACTCGGATGTGACCGGCTGGCGCGCGTGGTTCGACGCGTTGGCTATTCCGCTGAAACCGCGCGCGCAGGATCGGCGCTTCGAAGACTACACACTGGTGCTAGCCGCCGCCGAAGCGGGACTCGGCGTGGCGCTGGCACGCGTGCCGTTCGCCGACGCGTATCTGCGGCGCAGCGGTCTCGTGCGGGTCAGCCGCCACGAAATCGCCTCGCCGCTGACTTACTACTTCGTGCATGCAAAGGGCGAGAGCCGGCCCGAAGTGCTGGCGCTGATCGACCGGATGCAGGCGGCGCAGCAGGGCCAGTCGTAG
- a CDS encoding BON domain-containing protein, protein MKSVGFLKTLGSVVAMVVACNVYAQASDATATGTTAAPAASAKAGKKANSQLGRKVRAALAKAQGIDVSSIAVRARGGAVTLTGSVPEQGQIDAAGDVAKGVAGVTSVSNKLTVVQQ, encoded by the coding sequence ATGAAATCGGTCGGTTTTCTGAAAACGCTGGGCTCGGTCGTGGCAATGGTGGTGGCGTGCAATGTGTACGCTCAGGCAAGCGATGCGACGGCTACGGGCACGACTGCAGCGCCGGCTGCAAGTGCCAAGGCCGGCAAGAAGGCCAATAGCCAACTGGGTCGCAAAGTGCGCGCTGCGCTCGCCAAGGCGCAAGGCATCGATGTGTCGAGCATCGCCGTGCGCGCGCGTGGCGGCGCGGTGACCTTGACGGGCTCGGTGCCTGAGCAAGGCCAGATCGACGCTGCCGGCGATGTGGCCAAGGGCGTCGCCGGTGTGACGTCAGTGTCGAACAAGCTGACCGTTGTGCAACAGTAA
- a CDS encoding TRAP-type uncharacterized transport system, substrate-binding protein, giving the protein MKPATGRKRPPRLVARFVAISWRDLAVSFGPLLLIAAAAIWVAVRLIQPAPPSTLTISAGPEGSTFWNAAQKYKAILARNRITLNVLSSEGSVQNLKRLSDPKSNVDVAFVQDGIAPGTAREGLMSLGSVAYVPLAIFYHGPTVARLSEFKGLRLAVGAEGSGTRELALALLKANGIEPGGATKLLPLSGDDAAQALVAGKVDAAFLAGDSAQPAVMGKLNRTPNVQFYDFTQADAYTRRFPYLTQLEIPMGAFDLGKNLPSAPMHMVAPTAELVARDSLHPALSDLLIEAAREVHGKANILQRAGEFPAPLAHDFPISDDAARYYKSGKSFLYRVLPFWLASLADRLLVIVVPLIVLLIPALRVVPSLYAWRVKSRIYRWYGALIAIERSALSDHSPAERASLMERLDAIEESVNGLKMPLAYADQFYVLREHIGFVRERLTHNREAQRDAAGESDESGESGDGPEPGSTSAEPAVAGPKPY; this is encoded by the coding sequence ATGAAGCCAGCCACCGGCCGCAAACGCCCTCCCCGTCTCGTCGCCCGTTTCGTGGCGATCTCCTGGCGCGATCTGGCGGTCTCGTTCGGACCGCTCCTGCTGATCGCCGCCGCGGCGATCTGGGTCGCCGTGCGCCTGATCCAGCCCGCCCCGCCCAGTACGCTGACGATCAGCGCCGGCCCCGAAGGCAGCACCTTCTGGAACGCGGCGCAGAAGTACAAGGCGATCCTGGCGCGCAACCGTATCACCCTGAACGTGTTGTCGTCGGAAGGCTCGGTGCAGAATCTCAAGCGGCTCTCCGACCCGAAGTCGAACGTCGACGTCGCCTTCGTGCAGGACGGCATCGCCCCCGGCACAGCACGCGAGGGCCTGATGTCGCTCGGCAGCGTGGCGTATGTGCCGTTGGCGATCTTCTACCACGGACCGACGGTGGCACGGCTCTCCGAATTCAAGGGTTTGCGCCTCGCGGTCGGCGCCGAGGGCAGCGGCACGCGCGAACTGGCGCTCGCGCTGCTCAAGGCCAACGGCATCGAACCGGGCGGTGCGACCAAACTGCTGCCACTCTCGGGCGACGACGCCGCCCAGGCACTCGTCGCCGGCAAAGTCGACGCGGCGTTTCTGGCTGGCGATTCGGCGCAACCCGCGGTGATGGGCAAGCTCAATCGCACGCCGAATGTGCAGTTTTACGACTTCACCCAGGCCGATGCCTACACCCGCCGTTTTCCGTATCTGACGCAACTCGAGATACCGATGGGCGCGTTCGACCTCGGTAAGAATCTGCCGTCCGCCCCGATGCATATGGTTGCGCCGACCGCTGAACTGGTGGCGCGCGACTCGCTGCATCCGGCCCTGTCCGATCTGCTGATCGAAGCGGCACGCGAGGTCCACGGGAAGGCGAACATCCTGCAGCGCGCCGGCGAATTCCCCGCGCCGCTCGCCCACGATTTCCCGATAAGCGACGACGCCGCCCGTTACTACAAGTCAGGCAAGAGCTTCCTCTACCGGGTCCTGCCGTTCTGGCTGGCGAGTCTCGCGGACCGGCTGCTGGTGATCGTGGTGCCGCTGATCGTGCTGCTGATTCCGGCGCTGCGCGTCGTGCCCTCGCTGTATGCATGGCGCGTGAAATCACGCATCTATCGCTGGTACGGCGCGCTGATCGCGATCGAACGCAGTGCGCTCAGCGACCACTCGCCCGCCGAACGCGCCTCGCTCATGGAACGGCTCGATGCGATCGAAGAGTCGGTGAACGGTCTGAAAATGCCACTCGCCTACGCGGACCAGTTCTACGTGCTGCGCGAGCATATCGGCTTCGTGCGCGAGCGGCTCACCCATAACCGCGAGGCTCAGCGCGATGCGGCGGGCGAGTCGGACGAATCCGGCGAGTCGGGCGATGGTCCCGAGCCGGGTTCGACGTCCGCCGAGCCGGCCGTCGCCGGCCCGAAACCCTATTGA